In Edaphobacter aggregans, the sequence CATTAGCAGAAACGCCCTGCGCTCCAGCCACACCCAGACAACCCATCAATACAAAACCACACAACGCCAACCGTGACTTCATCCCGCCTCCGCGAACACCAATTTTCTGTTCGCAAAAAGTTTATCTGATGAAAATAAGCTTTGGGAAACCACTTCAAACCAATTCCCGCAAGAAACAGCCCTCACACACTTAGGTGCCCCATATCGAAATCGCCACTAAATCGGGTGCCCCATATCTCGATTTTGAGATGTGGGCCTTCGAGCGAAGCTCGAACCACTCCCGCCACCCATCGGCAGCGCAGCGCGAAAGCTCACGCGCAGTATAATTTAGAGCATTCGCAGAAACGTAAGACGAGCAGGGGCCTTGTCTTGTAAAGATTGCTCTCTTCAATGCTGTTCTGGCATGTAGGCTAGCCTCCCAAAAAATATCGCTGACGATACTAAGAAAATCGTTCCCGGGCAGACACGCGGCTCGCAGTACGGATTCCATTGGGATAACCATGAGTCTGATGAGGCGAAGGCGGCTCAACACGCAACGTGAAAGCCACGCTCCCTTTGTGTGGAAAATTTCCACGCGCCTGTTGCTGCTGATCTCCGGATTGTTGCTATGCATTCTCAGCCGCCCAGCCTGTGTGGCCCAGCAGAACGCCAAAAATGTCCTCTTCGTATTCAGCTCTGCGGACCAGCAACATCGCGATCTGGATTCATTTGAAAAAGGACTGCGGACTCGGGTTCCGCAACACCTCAACTTCTATACGTCATACATAGACTTTGAGCGAATGGTAGATGCCTCCTACCGGGATAGCCTCGCGGAGACTTTTCACCACGCCTACAAGAACGTAAAGCTGGATGTTGCGGTCGTATCTTCCATTGAGGCGCTTCGATTCGTGACGCAATACCGTGACAGGATTCTTCCTGGCGTGCCCATCGTCTTCTATTCACTCAGCGCCAAAGAATTGGAGGGACAGCAAATACCGGCCGGCGTCACTGGCACAACCACCGACGTCGGGCTTCGAGAAACAATCGACCTGGCGCTACGTCTTCACCCGGATGCCCAAGCTGTTGCGATTATCACGGAAGGACCGGGGTTCTGGTGGAAAGTTGCCCAGTCGGAGCTGTATCGTCATCGCGATCGAGTGAAAGAGATCGATCTTTTCGGCCCTCCATCAGAGGAGACCCTGGACAAAATAGCAGCTCTGCCTCCTCATACGCTCATCCTCTTTCAACTCGCAAAACTGAGTGCAAGAGAATCGGATATCAAACCCAATGATGTTCTCGCCGCGGCTGCCAAGCACCTGCCGACCTACTGTGCGTGGAAGGGATCATTTATTCTCGGCTGCATTGGCGGGGCTTACACCGATGGGGAGAAGAATATCGATTCGTCGGCAGCGACAGCAGCACGAGTTCTGTCAGGCGAGCGGCCGGAAAACATTCCGGTTGTGAACGACTCCAATTTTCAGCCGCAAGTGGATTGGCGGGAGCTTCGCCGCTGGCATATACCCGAGTCGACTCTACCGTCGGGCGCCGTGATTCTCTACCGGGAGCCGAGTCTCTGGGAGCGGGGCCGCGACTACCTTATTCCTGCTATTGGGCTGATTCTCGGTCAGGCGATATTGATTGCAGCCTTGTTATGGCAGCGCGCGCGAAAGCGCAAGGCCGAGGCCGTTATGCGTGAGAGCGAGAAGCGCTTCCGTGTGATGACGGACACCACGCCGTCGCTGGTGTGGATGTGCGACTCCCACGGCAAGATCACGTATCGGAATGAGCGGCTCATCGCCTTCACCGGGCCCGACCCCACGGTTGGATTCAGCGACGCGTGGGCCAGCTACGTACATCCAGACGATCGGCAGAATCTGCTGGACACGGTCGCCCAGGCGCTGAAGAATCACAAGTCGTTTTCGACGGAATGCCGACTGCGGCGCTCCGATGGAGTCTATCGCTGGATGCTCGCCGTCGCTTCTCCGA encodes:
- a CDS encoding PAS domain S-box protein; its protein translation is MWKISTRLLLLISGLLLCILSRPACVAQQNAKNVLFVFSSADQQHRDLDSFEKGLRTRVPQHLNFYTSYIDFERMVDASYRDSLAETFHHAYKNVKLDVAVVSSIEALRFVTQYRDRILPGVPIVFYSLSAKELEGQQIPAGVTGTTTDVGLRETIDLALRLHPDAQAVAIITEGPGFWWKVAQSELYRHRDRVKEIDLFGPPSEETLDKIAALPPHTLILFQLAKLSARESDIKPNDVLAAAAKHLPTYCAWKGSFILGCIGGAYTDGEKNIDSSAATAARVLSGERPENIPVVNDSNFQPQVDWRELRRWHIPESTLPSGAVILYREPSLWERGRDYLIPAIGLILGQAILIAALLWQRARKRKAEAVMRESEKRFRVMTDTTPSLVWMCDSHGKITYRNERLIAFTGPDPTVGFSDAWASYVHPDDRQNLLDTVAQALKNHKSFSTECRLRRSDGVYRWMLAVASPRVNGDGSFAGLIASAVDVTDQKLAQQSLEKMSGRLIEAQEQERSRIARELHDDICQRLALLSLEIDEVHVASVDANTTESLEQIGRLCREIGSDVQGLSHQLHSSILDYLGVASAVKGFCDEMSKQYDLQIEFSARDVPKQLPKDISLCLFRVAQEALHNAVKYSGISEFTVELVGTRDVVQLMVTDRGAGFDPEDVRQHGGLGLVSMQERVHLVHGTFLVDSAPGEGTRILVAVPLGVPERKYAEDDSTQEITRTQLY